From the Billgrantia sulfidoxydans genome, one window contains:
- a CDS encoding LysR substrate-binding domain-containing protein — MTTHTDPDQKLLKMPSLRAVRSFVAAAKYQNFTRAAEALCVTQAAISRQIRELESHLGTPLFKRSGRSVELTKAGSIFFDAAQLSFINIAQAAERIQKDHGSNARRTLTLCCSPAFSALWMSHRLPSFFSDNPDIDLNLVTTQNFLTMEPGVNPDIFITKMSRVRDGYISIPLFHDRIYPVCTPSYLKAHPEIHSLEGLRDGVLLNLSPYGRSQVAEHVDWGVWLAIHHLDIEDRLSQGPHYFNANDYNLLIQMVLNGQGVALGWHHLVGPLIDQGLLIRPVEQEVVLEETHHYMAYREDKGDEEAMTRFRKWFLQQSGVTQ, encoded by the coding sequence ATGACGACACACACCGATCCCGATCAGAAGCTGCTCAAGATGCCATCGCTGCGCGCGGTGAGGTCTTTCGTGGCGGCAGCCAAATATCAGAACTTCACCCGTGCTGCCGAGGCACTATGCGTTACACAGGCAGCCATCAGCCGACAGATCCGTGAACTCGAAAGCCACCTTGGAACGCCCCTGTTCAAGCGATCCGGGCGTTCGGTAGAATTGACCAAAGCTGGTTCCATTTTCTTCGATGCGGCACAATTGTCGTTTATCAATATTGCTCAGGCCGCCGAACGCATTCAGAAAGACCATGGCAGCAATGCCAGACGCACCCTTACCTTATGCTGTTCCCCCGCCTTTTCTGCGCTGTGGATGTCACACCGGCTGCCCAGCTTCTTCAGCGACAATCCGGACATAGACCTCAACCTGGTCACGACTCAGAACTTTCTGACCATGGAACCGGGGGTCAATCCAGACATCTTCATCACCAAGATGTCGCGAGTCCGAGATGGCTATATCAGCATTCCGCTCTTTCACGATCGGATCTATCCGGTATGTACCCCGAGTTACCTCAAGGCCCATCCAGAGATCCATTCTCTTGAGGGTCTGCGGGATGGCGTGCTGCTCAACCTGAGCCCGTATGGCCGCTCTCAGGTGGCCGAACATGTGGACTGGGGGGTATGGCTCGCCATTCATCATCTGGACATCGAGGACCGCCTGTCCCAAGGACCCCATTATTTCAACGCCAACGATTACAACCTGCTGATCCAGATGGTGCTCAATGGACAAGGCGTCGCCTTGGGCTGGCATCATCTCGTCGGCCCGCTGATTGACCAAGGCCTCTTGATCAGGCCCGTCGAGCAAGAGGTCGTGCTGGAAGAGACGCACCACTATATGGCCTACCGTGAGGACAAGGGTGACGAAGAGGCCATGACTCGCTTCCGGAAATGGTTCCTGCAGCAGAGCGGGGTGACACAGTAA
- the dapA gene encoding 4-hydroxy-tetrahydrodipicolinate synthase: protein MNFDGIWTPVVTPFAEDGAIQLETLGKVIDTLVDQGVHGLIIGGTTGEYYALSKDERKQVLDFVAGHAKGRIPIMAGINATTTEESLELGHHAKAADFDAILVAAPYYCQPTQDELLTHVQRIDDALDMPIMLYNFPDRTGTPMSFEFIEALRDRPNIQAIKESTGSIERMHALANEFSDQLQLSCGMDDQVLEFFVWGARSWVGGASNFLAPEHVALYQACVVDQDFVAGRELAARLLPMLNLLEQGGKFCQYIKHGCELAGLPVGPARAPLMPLSEAEKTSFQRTYDALVQHRG from the coding sequence ATGAACTTCGATGGTATCTGGACCCCCGTCGTAACACCCTTCGCCGAAGATGGCGCCATTCAACTTGAAACGCTAGGTAAGGTAATCGATACCTTGGTCGATCAGGGGGTGCATGGCCTGATAATCGGCGGTACGACCGGCGAGTATTACGCGTTGAGCAAGGATGAGCGCAAGCAAGTACTCGATTTCGTCGCAGGTCATGCCAAGGGGCGCATCCCGATCATGGCGGGCATCAATGCCACGACCACCGAAGAGAGTCTCGAACTCGGTCACCATGCCAAGGCGGCCGATTTCGATGCCATCCTGGTGGCGGCTCCCTACTACTGCCAGCCGACCCAGGATGAGCTGCTCACGCATGTCCAGCGTATCGATGACGCCCTCGATATGCCGATCATGCTTTACAACTTCCCTGACCGCACCGGCACCCCCATGAGCTTCGAGTTCATCGAGGCCCTGCGCGACCGCCCGAATATTCAAGCCATCAAGGAGAGCACCGGGTCGATCGAGCGCATGCACGCCCTGGCCAACGAGTTCTCCGACCAGCTCCAACTGAGCTGCGGCATGGACGATCAGGTATTGGAGTTCTTCGTCTGGGGGGCACGCAGCTGGGTCGGGGGCGCCTCCAACTTCCTGGCCCCGGAACACGTGGCGTTGTACCAGGCCTGTGTCGTCGACCAAGACTTCGTCGCCGGTCGTGAGCTCGCGGCTCGCCTGCTGCCGATGCTGAATCTGCTCGAGCAGGGTGGAAAATTTTGCCAGTACATCAAGCATGGCTGCGAGCTGGCCGGCCTGCCGGTAGGGCCGGCACGGGCTCCGCTCATGCCGCTTAGCGAAGCTGAGAAAACCAGCTTCCAGCGCACCTATGACGCCTTGGTGCAACACCGCGGCTGA